The following proteins are co-located in the Fluviicola sp. genome:
- a CDS encoding ParB/RepB/Spo0J family partition protein, with product MTSNPKKRSALGKGLGALLEGSSSDITTTTAPAATATAVSGGVALIPIGSIEANPFNPRTNFEKDALNELKDSIAIHGIIQPLTVRKLGKDKYQLISGERRFRASQLAGLEEVPAYIRVANDQAMLEMALVENIQREDLNAIEVALSYQRLIDEIGLTQDQLSQKISKGRTTITNHLRLLKLPAEIQLGVRDNLISMGHARALVSSGDEDRQLDLYRQIIDFQLSVREIEELIRTNTSRTSEEAPNAPKTASTPELSSIQEVFKNHLSDRISSKVEIKKTHSGSGKILINFSSEVDLNRIIELLNKTK from the coding sequence ATGACATCTAATCCGAAAAAACGTTCAGCTTTAGGAAAAGGATTGGGAGCTTTATTGGAAGGTTCCTCATCTGATATTACAACAACAACTGCGCCTGCGGCGACCGCTACTGCCGTTTCCGGTGGTGTGGCATTGATCCCGATCGGTTCGATTGAAGCCAATCCGTTCAATCCGCGTACGAATTTCGAAAAAGATGCATTGAACGAATTGAAAGATTCCATTGCGATCCACGGAATTATCCAGCCTTTAACGGTTCGTAAACTGGGGAAAGATAAATACCAGCTGATTTCAGGGGAAAGACGTTTCAGAGCTTCTCAATTGGCTGGACTGGAAGAAGTTCCTGCATATATCCGCGTAGCGAATGACCAGGCGATGCTTGAAATGGCTTTGGTGGAGAATATTCAGCGCGAGGACCTGAATGCAATCGAAGTTGCCCTCTCCTACCAGCGCCTGATTGATGAGATCGGTTTGACACAGGACCAATTGTCCCAAAAGATTTCCAAAGGAAGAACAACGATTACCAACCATTTGCGTTTGCTGAAACTTCCGGCTGAAATCCAGTTAGGAGTTCGTGATAACCTCATTTCAATGGGGCATGCCCGCGCATTGGTATCTTCCGGTGATGAAGACCGTCAATTGGACTTATACCGTCAGATCATTGATTTCCAGCTTTCTGTTCGTGAGATTGAAGAGTTGATCCGCACCAATACGTCACGTACCAGCGAAGAAGCTCCGAATGCTCCAAAAACAGCTTCTACTCCCGAATTATCTTCGATCCAGGAAGTGTTCAAAAACCATTTGAGCGATCGGATTTCTTCGAAAGTGGAGATTAAGAAGACTCATTCAGGAAGTGGTAAGATCTTAATTAACTTCTCATCCGAAGTAGATTTAAATCGCATCATCGAATTATTGAACAAAACAAAATAA
- a CDS encoding DUF5683 domain-containing protein has translation MHKILGVFTLVWFSLHVNAQDSLAVAPPQDSVKTHSWKRACLFSAVVPGSGQIYNHIAMPKGKKKAYWKVPLIYAGLTATTYFVVKNNMLKNDYRAEYESRKVGNAPGNFLDYDDQSLLSLYAQHRNRRDFAILGLGLVYILNIVDAGVEAHFVNFDISEDLSLSIHPTTYFPNAYGVSFQFKFR, from the coding sequence ATGCACAAAATCCTTGGTGTTTTTACGTTGGTTTGGTTTTCACTTCATGTAAACGCCCAGGATTCGCTTGCTGTTGCTCCGCCTCAGGATTCCGTTAAAACACATTCCTGGAAAAGAGCCTGTCTTTTCTCCGCTGTGGTACCCGGTTCGGGACAGATTTACAATCACATTGCCATGCCAAAGGGCAAGAAGAAAGCTTACTGGAAAGTTCCGCTGATCTATGCAGGGTTGACTGCCACGACTTATTTCGTGGTAAAGAACAACATGTTGAAGAACGATTACCGGGCGGAATATGAATCGCGAAAAGTAGGAAATGCACCAGGCAATTTCCTGGATTACGACGATCAGAGTTTGCTTTCATTGTATGCTCAGCACCGCAACCGGCGCGACTTTGCCATATTGGGACTAGGACTCGTTTATATCCTCAATATTGTGGATGCGGGCGTTGAAGCACATTTTGTAAATTTCGATATCAGCGAAGATTTGTCATTATCCATTCATCCCACAACTTATTTCCCGAATGCTTACGGAGTTTCTTTTCAATTTAAATTTCGTTAA
- the dapB gene encoding 4-hydroxy-tetrahydrodipicolinate reductase yields MKIGLIGYGKMGKAIERIALERGHIIAYKVDSKTTIDQVDLNQADVAIEFTQPGLAIKHIEACMEQRTPVVVGTTGWQDHLPYVATLVTEKTGSLLHASNFSIGVNILFNINEKLATLMNAHPEYKAQIEEIHHIQKLDAPSGTAVSLAQGIIQNNHNYTSWKSETGSWPEYADHELPIQALREPDVPGTHTISYSSKIDTLTLSHEAHSRDGFALGSVIAAEFLHRKKGVYTMRDVLAF; encoded by the coding sequence ATGAAAATCGGACTAATCGGATACGGAAAAATGGGAAAAGCGATTGAGCGCATTGCTCTTGAGCGCGGCCATATCATTGCTTATAAAGTAGATTCCAAAACAACGATCGACCAGGTTGATTTGAACCAGGCGGATGTTGCTATTGAATTTACGCAGCCCGGATTAGCGATCAAACACATTGAGGCTTGTATGGAGCAAAGAACTCCGGTTGTTGTGGGGACAACAGGCTGGCAAGATCATTTGCCTTATGTTGCTACCCTGGTTACTGAGAAAACCGGTTCCTTATTGCATGCATCCAATTTCAGCATCGGAGTAAATATTCTTTTCAACATCAATGAGAAGCTTGCAACACTGATGAATGCACATCCGGAATACAAAGCACAAATCGAAGAAATTCACCACATCCAAAAACTGGACGCTCCGAGTGGAACGGCTGTTTCTTTGGCACAGGGAATTATTCAGAATAATCACAACTACACTTCCTGGAAATCCGAAACAGGTTCCTGGCCGGAATATGCCGATCATGAACTTCCTATCCAGGCATTGAGAGAGCCGGATGTTCCGGGCACACACACGATTTCATATTCTTCAAAAATAGACACTTTAACCTTGAGCCACGAAGCGCATTCCCGCGATGGATTTGCACTGGGTTCCGTCATTGCCGCCGAATTCCTTCATAGAAAAAAAGGAGTTTACACCATGCGCGATGTACTAGCATTTTAA